One window of the Cyanobium sp. AMD-g genome contains the following:
- a CDS encoding DUF6447 family protein, whose amino-acid sequence METPSQQPPVLTFEGLRYDLNGLPDDVKELVRGMQVADAQLRMHEDTLKVLAVGRQAMASQLNDKLKTITPLP is encoded by the coding sequence TTGGAAACTCCCAGCCAGCAACCGCCCGTGCTGACCTTCGAGGGCCTGCGCTACGACCTCAACGGCCTCCCCGACGACGTCAAGGAGCTGGTGCGGGGGATGCAGGTGGCTGATGCCCAGCTGCGCATGCATGAAGACACCCTCAAGGTGCTGGCCGTGGGCCGCCAGGCGATGGCCAGCCAGCTCAACGACAAGCTGAAAACGATCACCCCACTGCCCTGA